The following are encoded in a window of Bradyrhizobium sp. WBOS07 genomic DNA:
- the htpX gene encoding zinc metalloprotease HtpX, with protein MNYLRTAILLAGLTALFMGVGYLIGGASGAMIALVIAAATNLFTYWNSDRMVLSMYGAHEVDRSSAPELVGLVAELAGRAGLPMPRVFLMDEPQPNAFATGRNPQNAAVAVTTGLMRQLSREELAGVIAHELAHIKNHDTLLMTITATIAGAISMLAQFGMFFGGNRENNNGLGIVGSILMMILAPLGAMLVQMAISRTREYAADNLGARIAGQPMWLASALVKIEGAAHQVPNYEAERNPATAHMFIINPLSGHGVDNLFATHPSTQNRIAALQQLAAELGTRAAPSVGANENYPPRGPWGRSSSRGPSRGPWG; from the coding sequence ATGAACTATCTTCGTACCGCAATTCTGCTCGCAGGCCTGACCGCCCTGTTTATGGGCGTCGGCTATCTGATCGGCGGCGCCTCGGGCGCCATGATCGCGCTCGTTATCGCCGCGGCGACCAATCTCTTCACCTACTGGAACTCCGACCGCATGGTGCTCTCGATGTACGGCGCCCATGAGGTCGACCGTTCGAGCGCGCCGGAGCTGGTCGGGCTCGTCGCCGAGCTTGCCGGCCGTGCCGGCCTGCCGATGCCGCGGGTCTTCCTGATGGACGAGCCGCAGCCCAACGCGTTCGCGACCGGACGAAATCCGCAAAATGCCGCGGTTGCCGTCACCACCGGCCTGATGCGCCAGCTCAGCCGCGAGGAGCTCGCCGGCGTGATCGCGCACGAGCTCGCCCATATCAAGAATCACGACACGCTGCTGATGACTATCACCGCGACCATCGCCGGCGCGATCTCGATGCTGGCGCAGTTCGGCATGTTCTTCGGCGGCAATCGCGAGAACAACAATGGTCTCGGCATCGTCGGCTCGATCCTGATGATGATCCTCGCTCCGCTCGGCGCCATGCTGGTGCAGATGGCAATCAGCCGCACCCGTGAATACGCCGCGGACAACCTCGGTGCGCGCATCGCGGGACAGCCGATGTGGCTGGCCTCCGCGTTGGTGAAGATCGAGGGCGCCGCGCATCAGGTGCCGAACTACGAGGCCGAGCGCAACCCCGCGACCGCGCACATGTTCATCATCAATCCGCTGTCGGGCCATGGCGTGGACAATCTGTTCGCCACCCATCCGTCGACGCAGAACCGCATCGCCGCGCTTCAGCAGCTGGCGGCCGAGCTCGGCACGCGGGCCGCGCCGTCGGTCGGCGCCAACGAGAACTACCCGCCGCGTGGTCCGTGGGGGCGCTCATCGTCGCGTGGTCCTTCGCGTGGTCCTTGGGGCTGA
- a CDS encoding metallophosphoesterase, with the protein MAPFTLAHLSDPHLPPLPKPRLIELAGKRAFGYVNWTRNRHKYQRREVLDALVADMKAQAPDHIAVTGDLVNLALEAEFAPARAWLDDVGPPDRVTTIPGNHDAYVRATSHRFGETFAPYLAGDDGRVGFPSVRRRGPLALISLSTAVPTLPLMATGTLGRDQLAALETVLERLATEDVFRVLLVHHPLKSDARQKRMTDAPALLELLKRHGVELILHGHDHVHSTVWVEGPNGDIPALGVPSASALAHGRYPAAAYNLLRIEKDNAGWRCEQTVRSLGAGFQVGQIKHVRLI; encoded by the coding sequence CTGGCTCCCTTCACGCTCGCCCATCTGTCCGATCCGCATCTTCCGCCGCTGCCGAAACCGCGGCTGATCGAACTCGCGGGCAAGCGCGCCTTCGGCTACGTCAACTGGACCCGCAACCGCCACAAGTACCAGCGCCGCGAGGTGCTCGACGCGCTGGTCGCGGACATGAAGGCGCAGGCGCCCGACCACATCGCGGTGACGGGCGACCTCGTCAATCTCGCGCTGGAAGCCGAGTTCGCGCCTGCCCGCGCCTGGCTCGACGATGTCGGCCCGCCCGACCGCGTCACGACGATTCCCGGCAATCACGACGCCTATGTCCGAGCTACCTCGCACCGCTTCGGCGAGACCTTTGCGCCCTATCTTGCGGGCGACGACGGCCGCGTCGGTTTTCCCTCGGTGCGCCGGCGCGGGCCGCTCGCGCTGATCAGCCTGTCGACGGCGGTGCCGACGCTGCCGCTGATGGCAACGGGCACGCTCGGACGCGATCAGCTCGCCGCCCTCGAAACGGTCCTGGAACGGCTCGCGACCGAGGACGTCTTCCGCGTGCTGCTGGTGCATCATCCCCTGAAATCCGACGCCCGTCAGAAGCGTATGACGGACGCGCCCGCGCTGCTCGAGCTGCTCAAGCGCCACGGCGTCGAGCTGATCCTGCACGGGCACGACCACGTTCATTCGACCGTGTGGGTCGAGGGTCCCAACGGCGACATTCCTGCGCTCGGCGTGCCCTCGGCCTCCGCGCTTGCGCACGGACGCTATCCGGCGGCGGCGTATAATCTGCTCCGGATCGAGAAGGACAATGCCGGCTGGCGCTGCGAGCAGACGGTGCGGAGCCTGGGGGCGGGTTTTCAGGTCGGGCAGATCAAGCATGTGAGGTTGATTTAG
- a CDS encoding TonB-dependent receptor — translation MSFKSRRAQRLGGASLLLLGAAATPAFAQTPAQDKSSTEIPAVTVTAPSPIVRRAVVPSRNPGRGTRTARVRSREQAAEATPAAPVPAAPQQGVLPVVTDQFATVTVVPNEEIRRNGGGTLGDLLFSRPGITGSEYAPGASSRPIIRGLDTNRVGIVENGTGSNGASDLGEDHFVPVDPLAANQVEVIRGPATLRYGSTAIGGVVSATNNRIPDALPSCTAPFATYGLPTKAPLANMGSPGCITAETRTAVTSVDRGTEGAVLLDAGGGNFAVHADAFGRKAGDYSIPSYPFLTDPTLPFNGRQPNSASQAYGGSVGGSYIFDGGYVGAAITQHNALYHIPGIEGSEFLTRIDGRQTKFTTKGEYRPDAAAIDAIRFWAGATDYKHDEVGLADSADLTSLGVRQTFTSKEQEGRVEVQLAPFDVRFAALTTAVGVQASHQKLTAPSPDDPVSPINGLFDPNKNTKVAGYIFNEFKFSEATKAQIAGRIESARLSGTAPAFVPDVFDLTVDPAAIGPATAVNRNFTPVSGSVGLIHSLPWDLVASITGQYVERAPKPAELFSRGGHDATTTFDIGNPNLGIETAKSVEAGLRRAVGPLRFEITGYYTKFNGFIYRRLTGNTCEDGVCQLGAGLELNQAVYSQRDATFRGGEFQFQYDVMPVWNGIWGIEGQYDIVRATFDDGTNVPRIPPQRLGGGVYYRDADWFARINLLHAFAQNDIAPIAETPTPGYNLLRAEVSYKTKLDQSWFGAREMHVGLVGNNLLNENIRNAVSFNKDQVLLPGIGVRAFANFKF, via the coding sequence ATGTCATTCAAATCGCGACGCGCGCAACGACTTGGCGGAGCAAGCCTGCTCCTGCTCGGCGCTGCCGCCACGCCCGCCTTCGCCCAAACGCCTGCACAGGACAAATCGTCGACCGAGATTCCCGCCGTCACCGTGACGGCGCCAAGCCCGATCGTGCGCAGGGCGGTGGTGCCGTCCCGCAACCCAGGCCGCGGTACACGGACCGCACGGGTGCGCAGCCGCGAGCAAGCGGCGGAAGCAACGCCGGCAGCCCCGGTGCCCGCCGCGCCTCAGCAGGGCGTGCTGCCTGTTGTGACCGATCAGTTCGCGACTGTCACCGTGGTGCCGAACGAGGAGATCCGGCGCAACGGCGGCGGCACGCTCGGCGATCTCCTGTTCTCCAGGCCCGGCATCACCGGCTCTGAATACGCTCCCGGCGCCTCCAGCCGCCCCATCATTCGCGGGCTCGACACCAACCGTGTCGGCATCGTCGAGAACGGCACCGGCAGCAACGGCGCGTCCGATCTCGGCGAGGATCACTTCGTGCCGGTTGATCCGCTGGCAGCCAACCAGGTCGAGGTCATCCGCGGACCGGCGACGCTGCGCTACGGCTCCACCGCGATCGGCGGCGTGGTCAGCGCAACCAACAATCGAATTCCGGATGCCTTGCCATCCTGCACGGCGCCCTTTGCAACTTACGGACTCCCGACCAAGGCGCCTCTGGCAAACATGGGTTCGCCGGGCTGCATCACTGCGGAAACGCGGACGGCCGTGACTTCGGTCGATCGCGGCACCGAAGGTGCCGTACTGCTCGACGCCGGCGGCGGTAACTTTGCCGTGCACGCCGATGCCTTTGGCCGCAAGGCCGGCGACTACAGCATCCCGAGCTACCCGTTCTTGACCGACCCGACGCTGCCGTTCAACGGTCGCCAGCCGAATTCGGCATCGCAGGCCTACGGCGGATCTGTCGGCGGCTCCTACATCTTCGATGGCGGATACGTTGGCGCGGCGATCACGCAGCACAACGCGCTCTACCACATTCCCGGTATCGAGGGCAGCGAGTTCCTGACGCGGATCGACGGACGACAAACAAAGTTCACGACAAAAGGCGAATATCGGCCGGACGCTGCGGCCATCGATGCGATTCGGTTCTGGGCTGGGGCAACCGACTATAAACACGATGAGGTCGGGCTCGCCGACTCTGCCGATCTCACCTCCCTCGGCGTGAGACAGACCTTTACCAGCAAGGAACAGGAAGGCCGCGTCGAGGTGCAGCTTGCGCCGTTCGACGTTCGCTTTGCTGCGCTGACCACCGCCGTGGGCGTTCAGGCGTCGCACCAGAAGCTGACCGCGCCGAGTCCGGACGATCCAGTCAGTCCGATCAACGGTCTGTTCGATCCGAACAAGAACACGAAGGTCGCCGGGTACATCTTCAACGAGTTCAAGTTCAGCGAAGCGACCAAGGCTCAGATCGCCGGACGCATCGAGAGCGCAAGGTTGAGCGGTACGGCGCCAGCCTTCGTCCCCGATGTATTCGACCTCACCGTCGATCCCGCCGCGATCGGCCCCGCAACGGCAGTCAACCGCAACTTCACGCCGGTGAGCGGGAGCGTCGGCCTGATCCACAGCCTTCCGTGGGATCTGGTCGCGAGCATCACCGGCCAATATGTCGAGCGTGCGCCGAAACCGGCGGAGTTGTTTTCGCGCGGCGGCCACGACGCCACCACCACTTTCGACATAGGCAATCCCAATCTCGGCATTGAGACCGCCAAGTCGGTCGAGGCGGGACTGCGGCGGGCGGTAGGACCGCTTCGCTTCGAAATCACCGGCTACTACACCAAGTTCAACGGATTTATCTACCGGCGCCTGACCGGCAACACATGTGAGGACGGCGTTTGCCAGCTTGGCGCGGGCCTCGAACTGAATCAGGCGGTCTATTCGCAGCGCGACGCGACATTCCGGGGCGGCGAATTCCAGTTCCAGTACGACGTGATGCCGGTCTGGAACGGGATCTGGGGCATCGAAGGTCAGTACGACATCGTGCGCGCGACCTTCGACGACGGCACCAACGTGCCACGCATTCCGCCCCAGCGGCTGGGCGGTGGTGTGTACTATCGCGACGCCGACTGGTTTGCGCGGATCAACCTGCTGCACGCGTTCGCGCAGAACGACATCGCACCGATCGCGGAGACGCCGACGCCTGGCTACAACCTGCTAAGGGCCGAGGTCAGCTACAAGACGAAGCTCGATCAAAGCTGGTTCGGCGCGCGCGAGATGCATGTTGGGCTCGTCGGCAACAACCTGCTGAACGAGAACATCCGCAATGCCGTCTCCTTCAATAAGGATCAGGTGCTGTTACCCGGCATCGGCGTGCGGGCGTTCGCGAACTTCAAGTTCTAG
- a CDS encoding GNAT family N-acetyltransferase, with amino-acid sequence MTDLSLTVLPEAAGDAQSIERLHERTFGPGRFVLSAYRIREHVDHLLELSFTARIGTLLVGSVRQLPILIGETPALLLGPLTVEPPFRGHGVGRLLMERALKDAKARGHRLVLLVGDEPYYSRVGFKPVPKGRVTMPGPVDAARILVFELVDGAFEGVSGTVGPDWSKARG; translated from the coding sequence ATGACCGACCTTTCACTCACCGTCCTCCCCGAGGCCGCCGGCGACGCCCAGTCGATCGAGCGGCTGCATGAACGCACCTTCGGTCCCGGCCGTTTCGTGCTCAGCGCCTATCGGATTCGCGAGCACGTCGACCATCTGCTCGAATTGTCCTTCACCGCCCGCATCGGCACGCTGCTGGTCGGCTCGGTCCGGCAGTTGCCGATCTTGATCGGCGAGACGCCGGCCCTGCTGCTCGGGCCGCTCACCGTCGAGCCGCCGTTCCGCGGCCACGGGGTCGGCCGTCTGCTGATGGAGCGTGCGCTGAAGGACGCGAAGGCGAGAGGCCACCGTCTCGTGCTGCTGGTCGGCGACGAGCCCTATTACAGTCGTGTCGGCTTCAAGCCGGTGCCGAAGGGCCGCGTCACGATGCCGGGCCCGGTCGATGCCGCCCGTATCCTGGTGTTCGAGCTCGTCGACGGCGCCTTCGAGGGCGTGTCGGGGACGGTGGGCCCCGACTGGAGCAAGGCGCGGGGATAA
- a CDS encoding DUF3551 domain-containing protein — MAPITTAHAEYDYPWCVYGGELGPSGECLYRTREQCLASASGRWNTYCDVNRYVLFQQRALQPRPKKAPRH, encoded by the coding sequence ATGGCACCCATCACCACCGCTCATGCTGAATATGATTATCCTTGGTGCGTCTATGGTGGAGAGCTCGGCCCCTCCGGCGAGTGTCTTTACCGAACAAGAGAGCAGTGTCTGGCCTCGGCATCCGGCCGGTGGAATACATACTGCGATGTGAACCGGTACGTTCTGTTCCAGCAGCGCGCATTGCAGCCGCGGCCGAAGAAAGCTCCTCGCCATTGA
- a CDS encoding NUDIX domain-containing protein: protein MGERLNRARRRAEPLLRRFFHAYFLLVRGMTLGVRAVVLDADNRVFLVRHSYVSGWYLPGGGVDFGETMDEAMRRELKEEGDIHLTGEAILHGIFLNSHVSRRDHVAVYVVRQFSQNRLPAPNREIVECGFFATDALPEGTTSGTRLRIAEVLDGRPLIATWR from the coding sequence ATGGGAGAACGTCTGAACCGAGCCCGACGCAGAGCCGAGCCGCTGCTGCGGCGCTTCTTCCACGCCTATTTTCTCCTGGTGCGCGGCATGACGCTCGGCGTCCGCGCCGTGGTGCTGGATGCCGACAACCGGGTCTTCCTGGTCAGGCACAGCTATGTCAGCGGTTGGTACCTGCCCGGCGGCGGCGTCGATTTCGGCGAGACCATGGATGAGGCGATGCGGCGCGAGCTCAAGGAGGAGGGCGACATCCATCTCACCGGCGAGGCGATCCTGCATGGTATCTTCCTCAACAGCCACGTCTCGCGCCGCGACCACGTCGCCGTCTACGTGGTCAGGCAGTTCAGCCAGAACCGGCTGCCCGCACCCAACCGCGAGATCGTCGAATGCGGGTTCTTCGCGACCGATGCGCTGCCCGAGGGGACCACGTCCGGCACGCGGCTGCGGATCGCGGAAGTGCTCGACGGCCGGCCCCTGATTGCGACGTGGCGGTGA
- a CDS encoding short-chain fatty acyl-CoA regulator family protein, producing the protein MAAESGKKLFVGPRFRRIRQQLGLSQTQIAEGLGISPSYVNLIERNQRPVTAQILLRLAETYDLDLRDLATADEDRFFAELNEIFSDPLFRQIDVPKQELRDLAELCPGVTHALQRLYAAYTEARQGETLAAAQMADRDVGTRYEANPVERVRELIEANRNYFPELEQAAENLRDELNVPAEGLYAALAARLREKHSIQTRIMPVDVMRETLRRFDRHRRQLLISELVDPPGRAFQLAFQLGLGECTQALESIIGRAGPLDDAPRRLFRITLGNYFAAAVMMPYPAFLAAAEALNYDIHVLAQRFNSGFEQVCHRLTTLQRPNARGIPFFLLRVDNAGNVSKRFSSGTFPFSKFGGTCPLWNVHSTFDTPDRLLKQVIELPDGTRYFSIAQMVRRPVAPHPLPQPRFAIGLGCEIRHAARLTYAAGIDLEKTEGTPIGVNCRLCERENCAQRAEPPITRTLILDETTRRVSSFAFSNAREL; encoded by the coding sequence ATGGCCGCCGAGTCCGGCAAGAAACTGTTCGTCGGCCCGCGTTTCCGGAGGATCCGGCAGCAATTGGGGCTGTCGCAGACCCAGATCGCCGAGGGGCTCGGAATCTCGCCGAGCTACGTCAACCTGATCGAGCGCAACCAGCGCCCGGTGACGGCGCAGATCCTGCTGCGGCTGGCCGAGACTTACGACCTCGATCTGCGCGATCTCGCCACCGCCGACGAGGACCGCTTCTTCGCGGAGCTCAACGAGATCTTCTCCGATCCCCTGTTCCGCCAGATCGACGTGCCCAAGCAGGAGCTGCGCGACCTCGCCGAGCTCTGCCCCGGCGTCACCCATGCGCTGCAGCGGCTCTATGCCGCCTATACCGAGGCCCGCCAGGGCGAGACGCTGGCCGCCGCCCAGATGGCCGACCGCGACGTCGGCACGCGCTACGAGGCCAATCCGGTCGAGCGCGTGCGCGAGCTGATCGAGGCCAATCGCAACTATTTTCCGGAGCTGGAGCAGGCCGCGGAAAATCTCCGCGACGAGCTGAACGTGCCGGCCGAAGGGCTCTACGCGGCGCTGGCCGCGCGGCTGCGGGAAAAGCATTCGATCCAGACCCGCATCATGCCCGTCGACGTGATGCGCGAGACGCTCCGGCGTTTCGATCGCCACCGCCGCCAATTGCTGATCTCGGAGCTGGTCGACCCGCCGGGCCGCGCCTTCCAGCTCGCCTTCCAGCTGGGCCTCGGCGAATGCACGCAAGCCCTGGAGAGCATCATCGGCCGCGCCGGACCGCTCGACGACGCGCCGCGCCGGCTGTTCCGCATCACGCTCGGCAATTACTTTGCAGCGGCGGTGATGATGCCCTACCCGGCTTTTCTCGCCGCGGCCGAAGCGCTCAATTACGACATCCACGTGCTGGCTCAGCGCTTCAATTCCGGCTTCGAGCAGGTCTGCCACCGCCTCACCACCCTGCAGCGGCCGAACGCACGCGGCATTCCGTTCTTCCTGCTGCGCGTCGACAATGCCGGCAACGTCTCCAAGCGCTTCTCCTCCGGCACCTTCCCGTTCTCCAAGTTCGGCGGCACCTGCCCGCTGTGGAACGTGCACTCGACCTTCGACACGCCGGACCGCCTGCTCAAGCAGGTGATCGAGCTGCCCGACGGCACGCGCTATTTCTCGATCGCGCAGATGGTGCGCCGCCCGGTCGCGCCGCATCCGCTGCCGCAGCCGCGCTTCGCCATCGGCCTCGGCTGCGAGATCCGTCACGCCGCGCGCCTGACCTACGCGGCCGGCATCGACCTGGAGAAGACCGAGGGCACGCCAATCGGCGTCAATTGCCGCCTGTGCGAGCGCGAAAATTGCGCCCAGCGCGCCGAGCCGCCGATCACGCGCACGCTGATCCTGGACGAGACGACGCGGCGGGTGTCGAGCTTCGCGTTCTCGAATGCGAGGGAGCTGTGA
- a CDS encoding DUF3551 domain-containing protein has protein sequence MRKWTLTLLTLSIALTAGHARAQRYDPAFPVCLNVVSQGMTPYYRCTYMTMDQCRASANGQMCVLNPYYNGAAARGNKRRQQPQTFMPSRPPVHYRASPYNQFNEPYFGASQGYAPGEKERFLQSSRSHM, from the coding sequence ATGCGGAAATGGACTCTCACGCTCTTGACCTTGAGTATCGCCCTGACAGCCGGGCACGCCCGGGCTCAAAGATACGACCCGGCTTTTCCGGTGTGCCTGAACGTCGTTTCTCAGGGAATGACTCCTTACTATCGATGCACCTACATGACGATGGACCAATGCAGGGCGTCGGCGAACGGTCAGATGTGCGTCCTCAATCCCTACTACAATGGTGCGGCGGCCAGAGGAAACAAACGGCGTCAGCAGCCTCAAACCTTCATGCCGTCGCGGCCGCCGGTCCACTACCGGGCCTCACCGTACAATCAGTTCAATGAACCGTATTTCGGAGCGTCCCAAGGCTATGCGCCGGGCGAGAAAGAACGATTTCTCCAAAGTTCGAGGAGCCACATGTGA
- a CDS encoding isocitrate lyase has product MNYQPRGISTLQGPSSYQDEVKAAQALLETQPTWNGVSAEAVARMRLQNRFKTGLDVARYTAALMRADMAAYDKDPTKYTQSLGCWHGFIAQQKLISVKKHFGGKTDRTYLYLSGWMIAALRSEFGPLPDQSMHEKTSVPALIEELYTFLRQADSRELNDIFRLLDKARKEGDKTREQELIAKIDNFQTHVVPVIADIDAGFGNAEATYLLAKKMIEAGACALQIENQVSDEKQCGHQDGKVTVPHEVFLAKIRACRHAFLELGVEDGIIVTRTDSLGAGLTQQIAVSHKPGDIGDQYNSFLDCEEVTAENARNGDVIINRNGKMMRPKRLPSNLYQFRPGTGADRCVLDCITSLQNGADLLWIETEKPHIEQIASMVDRIRKVVPNAKLAYNNSPSFNWTLNFRWQVYDAWKDAGKDVSKYNRAELMKAEYDETPLAQEADERIRTFQADSAKRAGIFHHLITLPTYHTAALSTDNLAREYFGEQGMLGYVKNVQRAEIRQGIACVKHQNMAGSDIGDDHKEYFAGEAALKAGGAHNTMNQFG; this is encoded by the coding sequence ATGAACTACCAGCCGCGCGGCATCAGCACCCTCCAGGGCCCGTCCTCGTATCAGGACGAGGTCAAGGCGGCCCAGGCGCTCCTCGAGACCCAGCCGACCTGGAACGGCGTGTCGGCCGAGGCCGTCGCCCGCATGCGCCTGCAGAACCGCTTCAAGACCGGCCTCGACGTCGCCCGCTACACCGCGGCGCTGATGCGCGCCGACATGGCGGCCTATGACAAGGACCCGACCAAGTACACGCAGTCGCTGGGCTGCTGGCACGGCTTCATCGCCCAGCAGAAGCTGATCTCGGTCAAGAAGCACTTCGGCGGCAAGACCGATCGCACCTATCTGTACCTCTCCGGCTGGATGATCGCGGCGCTGCGCTCCGAGTTCGGCCCGCTGCCCGACCAGTCGATGCACGAGAAGACCTCGGTGCCGGCACTGATCGAGGAGCTCTACACCTTCCTGCGTCAGGCGGATTCCCGCGAGCTCAACGACATCTTCCGCCTGCTCGACAAGGCGCGCAAGGAAGGCGACAAGACCCGCGAGCAGGAGCTGATCGCGAAGATCGACAACTTCCAGACCCATGTCGTGCCCGTCATCGCCGACATCGACGCCGGCTTCGGCAACGCGGAAGCGACCTATCTGCTCGCCAAGAAGATGATCGAGGCGGGCGCCTGCGCCCTGCAGATCGAGAACCAGGTCTCGGACGAGAAGCAGTGCGGCCACCAGGACGGCAAGGTCACCGTGCCGCACGAGGTCTTCCTCGCGAAGATCCGCGCCTGCCGCCATGCCTTCCTCGAGCTCGGCGTCGAAGACGGCATCATCGTGACCCGCACCGACTCGCTCGGCGCCGGCCTGACGCAGCAGATCGCCGTTAGCCACAAGCCCGGTGACATCGGCGACCAGTACAACAGCTTCCTGGATTGCGAGGAAGTGACGGCGGAGAACGCCCGCAACGGCGACGTCATCATCAACCGCAACGGCAAGATGATGCGCCCGAAGCGGCTGCCCTCGAACCTGTACCAGTTCCGCCCCGGTACCGGCGCGGACCGCTGCGTGCTCGACTGCATCACCTCGCTGCAGAACGGCGCCGACCTGCTCTGGATCGAGACCGAGAAGCCGCATATCGAGCAGATCGCCAGCATGGTCGATCGCATCCGCAAGGTCGTGCCGAACGCGAAGCTCGCCTACAACAACTCGCCGTCCTTCAACTGGACCCTCAACTTCCGCTGGCAGGTCTATGATGCCTGGAAGGACGCCGGCAAGGACGTCAGCAAGTACAACCGTGCCGAGCTGATGAAGGCGGAGTACGATGAGACGCCGCTGGCGCAGGAAGCCGACGAGCGCATCCGTACCTTCCAGGCGGATTCGGCCAAGCGCGCCGGCATCTTCCACCACCTGATCACGTTGCCGACCTATCACACGGCGGCGCTCTCGACCGACAATCTCGCTCGCGAATATTTCGGCGAGCAGGGCATGCTGGGCTACGTCAAGAACGTCCAGCGCGCCGAGATCCGTCAGGGCATCGCCTGCGTGAAGCACCAGAACATGGCCGGCTCCGACATCGGCGACGACCACAAGGAGTACTTCGCGGGTGAAGCCGCCCTGAAGGCGGGCGGTGCCCACAACACGATGAACCAGTTCGGCTAA
- a CDS encoding tetratricopeptide repeat protein has translation MTRLLVPLLIVLCVLFGLSTHMVVNCGDEDDPDICSAVIGFSPLRGSLIAFAYEGRGRIALRQGDFRRAIADFNEAIHLNPNRASLYRDRALARRQNGDLELAVTDYDEAIAHDPKRAAPYHQRGLALAAMGDLDRAILSYNTAVRLDPSDAQARLDRGLAFLARGQADDARADFEAALALPAGKDSRAREAARAKLAELASAEPMPIAASRR, from the coding sequence ATGACCAGACTTTTGGTGCCACTACTGATCGTCCTGTGCGTGCTTTTCGGCCTGTCCACGCACATGGTCGTCAATTGCGGCGACGAGGACGATCCCGACATCTGCTCGGCCGTGATCGGCTTCTCGCCGCTGCGCGGCTCCCTGATCGCCTTCGCCTATGAGGGGCGTGGGCGGATCGCGCTGCGTCAGGGCGACTTCAGGCGGGCGATCGCCGATTTCAACGAGGCCATCCACCTCAATCCCAACCGCGCCTCGCTCTATCGCGACCGGGCGCTGGCGCGCCGGCAGAACGGTGACCTCGAGCTTGCGGTTACCGATTATGACGAGGCGATCGCGCATGATCCCAAGCGCGCCGCGCCCTATCACCAGCGCGGGCTCGCGCTCGCCGCCATGGGCGATCTCGATCGCGCCATCCTGAGCTACAACACGGCGGTCCGTCTCGACCCCTCCGATGCGCAGGCCCGCCTCGACCGCGGCCTCGCGTTCCTCGCCCGCGGCCAAGCCGACGACGCCCGCGCCGATTTCGAGGCGGCGCTGGCGCTGCCCGCCGGCAAGGACAGCCGCGCGCGCGAAGCGGCGCGCGCCAAGCTCGCCGAACTCGCGAGCGCCGAGCCGATGCCGATTGCCGCGTCGAGAAGGTGA